In the Streptomyces sp. 3214.6 genome, GTCAGCGCCTCGGCGACCCGCCGCTTGCGGAACCGGTCACTGTTGCAACTGACCAGCATCCGCCGGACATACGCCTCCGGGTTGTCGGCACGCGAGATCCGCCGCCACGACCGGTACGCCTTGGCCAGCGCGGTCTGTGTCAGGTCCTCCGCGTGGTGGACGTCCCCCGTGAGCAGATACGCGGTCCGCACGAGCCGGGACCACCGCGCTCTGACGAACTCCTGAAACCGCTCCTCTAGTTCCGCCTGCATCAAGCACCCTCCTCGCCCTCCAGACCACCGGATGGGCGGAATCGGTTGCCTGGATCCGGCGAGGGGTTCGGCCGAAGGACCGACGATAGACTGAGGGCTCCTCAGAGGCGGACCGTACGGCCGCCGGCAGCCGCCGGAGGAGCCCTACCGAGGAGGCGATGGTGTCGGCGCCAGCGGTCGTGATCGGTGCCGGAGTGATCGGGCTTACCACAGCCGTCCGGCTCGCCGAGGCGGGCCGGGACGTGCGAGTGGACGCCGAACTGCTCCCCGGCGCCACGACCTCGGCGGCGGCGGGCGCCTCGTGGGATCCGTTCCTGGCCGAGCCCGCCGACCTGGTGGAACGCTGGAGCAGGGAAACCCTTCTGGCCCTGCTGGAACTCGGCGCCGACGACAGGACGGGAGTCCGCCTGGTCGAGGGCACACACGAGTCCCGCCTGCCACGGGACGAGCCGGCCTGGGCCTCATGGGTCGACGCCAGTCCGTGCGAGCAGGGCGACCTGCGCCCGGGCTACGTCGAAGGCTGGCGTTACCGTGCTCCCGTCGTCGACATGCCCACATATCTGGACCATCTCGTCGACCGGTTGGTGAAGGCCGGCGGTCGGCTTCGGCAGCGCCGTTACGCGTCGCTCGAAGAGGCGCTGCCGGAGGCGCCCGTCATCGTGAACTGCACGGGAACGGGTTCGCGGGCGCTGGTCGACGATCCGTCCGTGCAGGCCGTGCGCGGTCAACTCGTCGTGGTGGAGAACCCCGGCATCGGGACCTTCTTCTGCGACGACACCCCCGACGCCGAAGAGCTCACC is a window encoding:
- a CDS encoding FAD-dependent oxidoreductase; its protein translation is MVSAPAVVIGAGVIGLTTAVRLAEAGRDVRVDAELLPGATTSAAAGASWDPFLAEPADLVERWSRETLLALLELGADDRTGVRLVEGTHESRLPRDEPAWASWVDASPCEQGDLRPGYVEGWRYRAPVVDMPTYLDHLVDRLVKAGGRLRQRRYASLEEALPEAPVIVNCTGTGSRALVDDPSVQAVRGQLVVVENPGIGTFFCDDTPDAEELTYIYPHSDVVILGGTSDWDSWDLRPDAAAALDIVRRCVAVEPALADASVIAHRVGLRPVRPRVRLETEHRDGTLLLHNYGHGGAGLTLSWGCAREAADLLRAAEELTP